One window of the Pseudomonas sp. S04 genome contains the following:
- a CDS encoding cell wall hydrolase produces MRCIWMVSGLLFALLGSQAVAAQTAQKPAAVVEDKAEVLEQKVVDKAGTAPVPKTQAITPSEVQVVDPVGKAPLDDAITCLSRTIYWEAKGISTADMEAVASVVMNRLGHEGFPDTVCGVVKQGVETRACQFSWWCDGRSDQVREEGEYTEAKEIARKALNQQLKDRTLGALYFHDRNVKPDWSRTYIKTAETGKFLFYKPRNGTAQ; encoded by the coding sequence ATGCGTTGCATCTGGATGGTCAGTGGTTTGCTATTCGCGCTCCTGGGTAGCCAGGCAGTCGCGGCACAAACGGCGCAAAAACCGGCCGCGGTGGTCGAGGACAAGGCCGAGGTCCTCGAGCAGAAAGTCGTCGACAAGGCCGGGACGGCTCCGGTGCCCAAGACCCAGGCCATCACCCCCAGCGAGGTGCAGGTGGTCGATCCGGTAGGCAAGGCGCCGCTGGATGATGCCATCACCTGCCTGTCGCGGACGATCTACTGGGAGGCTAAAGGTATCTCCACGGCCGACATGGAAGCGGTGGCCAGCGTGGTGATGAACCGCCTGGGCCATGAAGGTTTTCCCGACACCGTGTGTGGCGTGGTCAAGCAGGGCGTCGAGACCCGCGCCTGCCAGTTTTCCTGGTGGTGCGACGGGCGCTCGGATCAGGTCCGGGAGGAGGGCGAGTACACCGAGGCCAAGGAGATCGCGCGCAAGGCCCTCAACCAGCAACTCAAGGACCGCACCCTGGGCGCCTTGTATTTCCATGATCGCAATGTGAAACCCGACTGGTCGCGCACGTACATCAAGACCGCCGAGACCGGTAAGTTTCTGTTCTACAAACCGCGTAATGGCACGGCGCAGTAA
- a CDS encoding energy transducer TonB has translation MTSMSMAHPALVLPRADQSGFWRNSLAAGLAVALHVLVLALLVHTWSVAPPPPAPAAVLRTQLVMLPPAPPAPVPAAEPLPTVVEPAPPAPVVAAPVPAAPAAVKPAVDPQIQARKLEQASLARKRVEEQRTREAEQQRQRVAQEQRSREAEQQRLAQQQADQAQRADQARQAAERTRQQAAADSRQYLPLSKEAPDYPQRALDKNIEGDCSVEYTVNPQGKVENPRVLDGCHPLFMRPSLAAANTFRYQPRMVDGRAVAVPAVRNTFHYRIK, from the coding sequence ATGACCAGCATGAGCATGGCCCACCCAGCCCTGGTGTTGCCGCGCGCCGATCAGTCGGGGTTCTGGCGCAATAGCCTGGCGGCGGGCCTGGCAGTGGCGCTGCATGTGCTGGTCCTGGCGTTGCTGGTGCACACTTGGTCGGTGGCGCCACCACCGCCAGCGCCGGCTGCGGTGCTGCGGACCCAATTGGTGATGTTGCCCCCGGCGCCGCCAGCCCCGGTCCCCGCCGCTGAACCGCTGCCGACGGTGGTCGAGCCTGCGCCGCCTGCGCCGGTAGTGGCCGCGCCGGTACCAGCGGCTCCGGCAGCGGTCAAACCGGCAGTCGACCCGCAGATCCAGGCCCGCAAATTGGAACAGGCGAGCCTCGCTCGCAAGCGGGTCGAAGAGCAGCGCACTCGCGAGGCCGAGCAACAACGCCAGCGCGTGGCCCAGGAGCAGCGCAGCCGCGAAGCCGAGCAGCAACGCCTGGCCCAGCAGCAGGCAGACCAGGCGCAGCGTGCCGACCAGGCGCGCCAGGCAGCCGAACGCACGCGCCAGCAGGCGGCGGCCGACAGTCGTCAGTACCTGCCGTTGAGCAAGGAGGCGCCGGATTATCCGCAGCGAGCCCTGGACAAGAACATCGAGGGCGACTGCTCGGTGGAATACACCGTCAACCCCCAGGGCAAAGTGGAAAACCCGCGGGTGCTCGACGGCTGCCATCCGTTGTTCATGCGTCCGTCATTGGCGGCGGCCAACACCTTTCGCTATCAGCCACGCATGGTGGACGGTCGCGCGGTGGCTGTACCAGCGGTGCGCAATACCTTTCATTACCGGATCAAGTGA
- a CDS encoding amidase: MKQQFEVTEVSIAQLRAALESGRTTSVELVQAYLARIAAYDGADTPTALNAVVVANPDALQEARASDERRAKGQTLGPLDGIPYTAKDSYLVKGLTAASGSPAFANLIAYRDAFTIERLRGAGAICLGKTNMPPMANGGMQRGVYGRAESPYNAAYLTAPFASGSSNGAGTATAASFAAFGLAEETWSSGRGPASNNGLCAYTPSRGVISVRGNWPLTPTMDVVVPFARTMADLLEVLDIVVAEDPDTRGDLWRLQPWVPIPSVASVRPASYPALAANAAALAGKRFGVPRMFINADPEAGTSAAPGIGGPTGQRIHTRESVIGLWQEACQALEAAGAEVLEVDFPLVSNCEGDRPGAPTVFTRGLVSKEFLHHELWDLTAWAFDDFLQANGDPQLQRLVDVDGALIFPHDPGTLPNREGDLVAGMDEYVRMAERGITPWDQISTVPDGLRGLEQTRRIDLEEWMDRLGLDAVLFPTVADVAPANADVDPAAADIAWSNGVWVANGNLAIRHLGVPTVTVPMGVMPDIGMPVGLTFAGRAYDDSALLRFASAFESTGSKRQVPPRTPPL, translated from the coding sequence ATGAAACAGCAGTTTGAGGTCACCGAGGTATCCATTGCGCAGCTGCGGGCTGCGCTCGAATCCGGCCGGACAACTTCGGTTGAGCTGGTCCAGGCCTATCTTGCGCGAATCGCCGCCTACGATGGCGCCGACACCCCCACCGCGCTGAATGCCGTGGTGGTGGCCAACCCGGACGCGCTGCAGGAAGCCCGGGCCAGCGATGAGCGGCGCGCCAAGGGCCAGACACTCGGACCGCTGGATGGCATCCCCTACACCGCCAAGGACAGCTACCTGGTCAAGGGCCTCACCGCCGCCTCCGGCAGCCCGGCCTTCGCCAATTTGATCGCCTACCGCGATGCGTTCACCATCGAACGGCTGCGCGGCGCCGGCGCAATCTGCCTGGGCAAGACCAACATGCCGCCCATGGCCAACGGCGGTATGCAGCGTGGGGTCTACGGCCGCGCCGAAAGCCCGTACAACGCCGCCTACCTCACCGCGCCCTTCGCCTCCGGCTCCTCCAACGGTGCCGGCACCGCGACCGCCGCCAGTTTTGCCGCCTTCGGCCTGGCCGAGGAAACCTGGTCGAGCGGTCGTGGGCCGGCGTCGAACAATGGCTTGTGTGCCTACACGCCATCGCGCGGGGTGATCTCGGTGCGCGGCAACTGGCCGCTGACCCCGACCATGGACGTGGTGGTGCCCTTTGCCCGCACCATGGCCGACCTGCTGGAAGTCCTCGACATCGTGGTCGCCGAGGACCCCGATACCCGTGGCGACCTGTGGCGCCTGCAACCCTGGGTGCCGATCCCCAGCGTGGCCTCGGTGCGTCCGGCGTCCTACCCGGCACTGGCCGCCAACGCCGCAGCCCTCGCCGGCAAACGCTTCGGCGTGCCCCGTATGTTCATCAATGCCGACCCGGAGGCCGGGACCAGCGCCGCGCCGGGAATCGGTGGCCCGACCGGGCAGCGCATCCACACCCGCGAGTCGGTGATCGGTCTCTGGCAAGAGGCATGCCAGGCTCTGGAAGCGGCTGGTGCAGAAGTCCTCGAAGTGGACTTCCCGCTGGTCTCCAACTGCGAAGGCGATCGTCCCGGCGCGCCGACCGTGTTTACCCGCGGCCTGGTGTCCAAGGAGTTCCTCCATCACGAACTGTGGGACCTGACAGCCTGGGCCTTCGACGATTTCCTGCAGGCCAACGGCGATCCGCAGTTGCAGCGCCTGGTGGACGTCGACGGTGCGCTGATTTTCCCCCACGACCCCGGCACCCTGCCCAACCGCGAAGGTGACCTGGTCGCCGGCATGGACGAATACGTGCGCATGGCCGAACGCGGCATCACCCCCTGGGACCAGATCAGCACGGTGCCTGACGGCCTGCGCGGCCTGGAGCAGACCCGGCGCATCGACCTCGAGGAGTGGATGGACCGCCTGGGGCTCGACGCCGTGCTGTTCCCCACCGTCGCCGACGTGGCGCCGGCCAATGCCGATGTCGATCCGGCGGCCGCGGATATCGCCTGGAGCAACGGCGTGTGGGTAGCCAACGGCAACCTCGCGATCCGCCACCTGGGCGTGCCGACCGTCACCGTGCCCATGGGCGTCATGCCGGACATCGGCATGCCCGTTGGGCTGACCTTTGCCGGTCGGGCCTATGACGATTCGGCGCTGCTGCGGTTTGCCTCGGCATTCGAGTCCACAGGTTCCAAGCGCCAGGTCCCGCCGCGCACCCCGCCACTGTGA
- the tolQ gene encoding protein TolQ produces MQATLEHMTVWGLISDASLLVKAVMLTLLLASVLSWYLIIARSRVLRQRERQANAFIQRFRSAPDLQPLYRETAQSSDPEAGIEPVFHSGLQAFSQLRQHPGNNPEVVLEGVERAMFVALSEQEIKLEKGLQFLATVGSVSPYIGLFGTVWGIMNSFLGLSQVQQATLSTVAPGIAEALIATAIGLFAAIPAVIAYNRFSARSQTLLTRYYAFGNELQVRLHRTLHGGSINLAVAA; encoded by the coding sequence ATGCAGGCCACACTGGAACACATGACCGTCTGGGGGCTGATCAGCGACGCCAGTCTGTTGGTCAAAGCCGTCATGCTCACGTTGTTGCTGGCGTCCGTACTCAGCTGGTACCTGATCATTGCCCGCAGCCGTGTGCTGCGCCAGCGTGAGCGCCAGGCCAATGCGTTTATCCAGCGCTTTCGCAGTGCCCCGGACTTGCAGCCGTTGTACCGCGAGACCGCGCAGAGCAGCGATCCCGAGGCCGGCATCGAGCCGGTGTTCCATAGCGGCCTACAGGCCTTCAGCCAACTGCGCCAGCACCCCGGCAACAATCCCGAGGTGGTACTCGAGGGCGTGGAGCGAGCCATGTTCGTGGCCCTCAGCGAGCAGGAGATCAAGCTGGAAAAGGGCCTGCAGTTTCTCGCCACGGTCGGTTCGGTCAGCCCTTACATCGGCCTGTTCGGCACCGTGTGGGGGATCATGAACTCCTTCCTCGGCCTGTCCCAGGTGCAGCAGGCAACCTTGTCCACGGTGGCGCCGGGCATCGCCGAAGCGCTGATTGCCACCGCTATCGGCCTGTTTGCGGCGATTCCCGCGGTGATCGCCTACAACCGTTTTTCTGCACGCAGCCAGACCCTGCTGACCCGTTACTACGCCTTCGGCAATGAGCTGCAAGTACGCCTGCATCGCACGTTGCACGGCGGCTCCATCAACCTGGCCGTAGCCGCCTGA
- the tolR gene encoding protein TolR → MLVRPQRKHGPKAEMNVVPYIDVMLVLLVIFMVTAPMLTQGVKIELPKVASEALATDSRQQILTLSVQAGGGYSWNLGGELDTQQQTDSALTLDEMRAKVTDIVAANSQTQVYIRADKDAGYGTVVAAMAALQQGGVSNLGLVTEAPQ, encoded by the coding sequence ATGTTAGTCAGGCCGCAACGCAAACACGGGCCCAAGGCCGAAATGAACGTCGTGCCCTATATCGACGTGATGCTGGTGCTGTTGGTGATCTTCATGGTCACCGCGCCGATGCTCACCCAGGGCGTGAAGATCGAGCTGCCCAAGGTCGCCAGCGAAGCCCTGGCCACTGACAGCCGCCAACAGATCCTCACGCTGTCGGTGCAGGCTGGGGGCGGTTACTCCTGGAACCTGGGAGGGGAACTCGACACCCAGCAGCAGACCGACAGCGCGCTGACCCTGGACGAGATGCGGGCCAAGGTCACGGACATCGTTGCGGCCAACAGCCAGACCCAGGTCTATATCCGCGCCGACAAGGACGCTGGCTACGGCACGGTGGTGGCGGCCATGGCGGCGTTGCAGCAGGGCGGGGTGAGCAACCTCGGACTGGTTACCGAGGCGCCGCAATGA
- the map gene encoding type I methionyl aminopeptidase produces the protein MSAKVPLNTPAQIAQSRTAGMLAAEVLAMITPHVKAGVTTDQLDKICHDYIVNVQQAIPGNVGYHGFPKTVCTSVNQVVCHGIPSGKALQDGDILNIDIAVVKDGWYGDTSRMYFVGEPSADARRLVETTYEAMCAGIRTVRPGSTLGDIGHAIQTVAHREGYSVVREYCGHGIGKVYHDEPQVLHYGHPGQGLILKPGMIFTIEPMLNAGKPHTRTLGDRWTVVTKDHSLSAQWEHMVAVTADGFEVLSPWPDTPAGFAPIV, from the coding sequence ATGAGTGCGAAAGTCCCGCTCAATACCCCGGCACAGATCGCCCAGTCGCGTACGGCCGGGATGCTCGCTGCCGAAGTGCTGGCGATGATCACCCCGCACGTCAAGGCGGGGGTCACCACCGATCAACTGGATAAAATCTGCCACGACTACATCGTCAACGTGCAGCAAGCCATTCCCGGCAACGTCGGTTATCACGGCTTCCCGAAAACCGTATGCACCTCGGTCAACCAGGTGGTCTGCCATGGCATTCCCTCGGGCAAGGCCCTGCAGGACGGCGACATCCTCAACATCGACATCGCGGTGGTCAAGGACGGCTGGTACGGCGACACCAGCCGCATGTACTTCGTCGGCGAACCCAGCGCGGACGCCCGACGCCTGGTCGAGACCACCTATGAAGCCATGTGTGCGGGGATCCGCACCGTGCGCCCGGGCTCGACCCTGGGCGACATCGGTCATGCGATCCAAACCGTGGCCCACCGCGAGGGCTACAGCGTGGTGCGCGAGTACTGCGGCCACGGTATCGGCAAGGTCTATCACGACGAGCCGCAGGTGCTGCACTACGGCCATCCCGGCCAGGGCCTGATCCTCAAGCCGGGGATGATCTTCACCATCGAGCCGATGCTCAACGCTGGCAAACCCCACACCCGCACCCTGGGCGATCGCTGGACGGTGGTGACCAAGGATCACTCACTTTCGGCGCAGTGGGAGCACATGGTGGCGGTAACCGCCGATGGCTTCGAGGTGCTGAGCCCCTGGCCGGACACCCCGGCCGGGTTTGCCCCGATTGTTTGA
- a CDS encoding MATE family efflux transporter, which yields MHNPVSPRPLWKTYLLFLAPMVLSNFLQSMSGTVNSIYIGQMLGTQALAAVSGMFPIVFFFIALVIGLGAGAGVLIGQAWGAREPAMVKAIAGTTLLLGALIGLVAALLGSVFARQALQGLGTPADVLEDAVAYARVMMWTMPLLLVFVLFTQLLRGVSDTLSPLLALVVSTCIGLLLTPALIRGWFGLPEMGIQSAAWAGLAGNLAAMLWLVWHLNRKAHVLAPDRALLAAMRLDRVILAKVLRIGLPTGLQMVVISLSELVILALVNQHGSQATAAYGAVTQIVNYVQFPALSIAITASILGAQAIGAGRVERIGPILRTGLLINVGLTGGLVLLGYLLSHWLLGLFITEPATQAQAQHLLHIMLWSMLVFGFQSVIGGIMRASGTVLVPVAISLFCILGVELPVAYLLNARFGLPGVWMAFPVAYLSMLALQTAYYRLVWRHQKIERLV from the coding sequence ATGCACAACCCGGTTTCGCCGCGCCCCCTCTGGAAAACCTACCTGCTGTTCCTCGCCCCGATGGTGCTTTCGAATTTCCTGCAGTCGATGTCGGGCACGGTCAACAGTATTTACATCGGTCAAATGCTTGGTACCCAGGCGCTGGCGGCGGTGTCCGGGATGTTCCCCATCGTGTTTTTCTTCATTGCCCTGGTGATCGGCCTGGGCGCCGGCGCCGGGGTGTTGATTGGGCAGGCCTGGGGCGCGCGTGAGCCGGCGATGGTCAAGGCCATCGCCGGCACCACGCTGCTGCTGGGAGCGCTGATCGGCCTGGTCGCGGCGCTGCTCGGCAGTGTGTTCGCCCGGCAGGCATTGCAGGGCTTGGGCACCCCGGCGGACGTGCTGGAGGATGCGGTCGCCTACGCCCGCGTGATGATGTGGACCATGCCGCTGCTGTTGGTGTTTGTGCTGTTCACCCAGTTGTTGCGCGGGGTCAGCGATACGTTGTCGCCGCTGTTGGCGCTGGTGGTCTCGACCTGCATTGGCCTGTTGCTGACGCCGGCGTTGATTCGCGGCTGGTTCGGCTTGCCCGAGATGGGGATTCAGAGTGCGGCGTGGGCCGGGCTGGCGGGTAACCTGGCGGCGATGCTGTGGTTGGTCTGGCACTTGAACCGCAAGGCTCATGTGCTGGCCCCGGATCGTGCGTTGCTGGCCGCGATGCGCCTGGACCGGGTGATCCTGGCCAAGGTGCTGCGGATCGGCTTGCCCACGGGGCTGCAGATGGTGGTGATTTCACTGTCCGAACTGGTGATCCTGGCGCTGGTCAACCAGCACGGCTCCCAGGCCACGGCGGCGTACGGCGCGGTCACGCAGATCGTCAACTACGTGCAGTTTCCCGCGCTGTCGATCGCCATCACCGCCTCGATCCTCGGGGCCCAGGCCATTGGTGCCGGACGCGTCGAGCGCATTGGCCCGATCCTGCGCACGGGCCTGTTGATCAACGTCGGGTTGACTGGCGGCCTGGTGCTGCTGGGCTACCTGTTGTCGCACTGGCTGCTGGGGTTGTTCATCACAGAGCCGGCGACCCAGGCGCAGGCCCAGCACCTGTTGCACATCATGCTCTGGAGCATGTTGGTGTTCGGCTTCCAGTCGGTGATCGGCGGGATCATGCGGGCCAGCGGTACGGTGCTGGTGCCGGTGGCGATCTCGCTGTTTTGCATCCTCGGTGTCGAGTTGCCGGTGGCCTACCTGCTCAATGCACGTTTCGGTCTGCCTGGGGTGTGGATGGCCTTTCCAGTGGCCTACCTGAGCATGCTGGCACTGCAGACTGCCTACTACCGGCTGGTGTGGCGCCATCAGAAGATCGAACGCCTGGTGTAG
- a CDS encoding peroxiredoxin, whose amino-acid sequence MALRINDLVPDFSADTDQGPIQFHDWIGSGWAILFSHPKDFTPVCTTEFGAVAQLAAEWAKRGTQVIGVSVDSADSHTQWKTDIEGFCRARADFPIIADEGLAVSKAFDMLPAEAYLPDGRTAADTATVRSVFIIGPDKKLKLSMTYPMSVGRNFAEVLRALDALQLTYNVPLATPANWQAGQDVIVALALNDEQARDKYGSLDIHLPYLRTTAAPK is encoded by the coding sequence ATGGCATTGCGCATCAACGACCTCGTCCCCGACTTCAGCGCCGACACGGACCAGGGCCCGATCCAGTTCCATGACTGGATCGGCTCGGGCTGGGCGATCCTGTTTTCTCATCCCAAGGATTTCACCCCGGTATGCACCACCGAATTCGGCGCGGTGGCGCAACTGGCCGCCGAATGGGCCAAGCGTGGTACCCAGGTGATCGGCGTGTCCGTGGACAGTGCCGACTCGCACACCCAGTGGAAGACCGACATCGAAGGTTTCTGCCGCGCCAGGGCCGACTTCCCGATCATTGCCGACGAGGGCCTGGCTGTCTCCAAGGCGTTCGACATGCTGCCCGCCGAAGCCTACCTGCCCGATGGCCGGACGGCCGCCGACACCGCCACGGTACGCTCGGTATTCATCATCGGACCGGACAAGAAACTCAAGTTGTCGATGACTTACCCGATGTCCGTCGGGCGTAACTTTGCCGAGGTGCTGCGCGCCCTGGATGCCTTGCAGTTGACCTACAACGTACCGCTGGCGACTCCGGCCAATTGGCAGGCGGGACAGGATGTAATCGTCGCCCTGGCGCTCAACGATGAGCAGGCCCGGGACAAGTACGGCAGCCTGGACATCCACCTGCCGTATCTGCGCACCACCGCGGCGCCGAAGTAA
- the mqo gene encoding malate dehydrogenase (quinone), whose protein sequence is MLKKMNKGLLGLAMSMALMPVHAAETKKVDVLLIGGGIMSSTLGVWLNELEPGLSMEMVERLDGVALESSNGWNNAGTGHSALAELNYTPEDKNGKVEIPKAIEINEAFQISRQFWAWQVKNGVLKDPRSFINSTPHMSFVWGDDNIKFLKKRYEALQASPLFAGMQYSEDPAQIKQWVPLMMEGRDPNQKIAATWSPLGTDVNFGEITRQFAGYLQTKPNFSLKVSSEVEDIARNEDGTWRVSYKNLKDGSETQTDAKFVFIGAGGGALHLLQKSGIPEAKEYAGFPVGGSFLVTENPTIAQQHLAKAYGKASVGAPPMSVPHLDTRVLDGKRVILFGPFATFSTKFLKEGSYFDLLTSTTTHNFWPMTKVGIEQYPLVEYLAGQLMLSDADRMNALKEYFPNAKAEDWRLWQAGQRVQIIKRDEEKGGVLKLGTEIVASQDGSIAGLLGASPGASTAAPIMLSVLEKVFKDKVATPAWQEKLHQIVPSYGTKLNDDPARVAQEWAYTSEVLQLDPPPAINPALAPAATPAAPAKPVPSNPAADMAL, encoded by the coding sequence ATGTTAAAAAAAATGAACAAGGGGCTACTTGGCCTGGCCATGTCGATGGCCCTGATGCCTGTGCATGCAGCTGAAACCAAAAAAGTCGATGTGCTGTTGATCGGTGGCGGCATCATGAGTTCCACCCTGGGTGTCTGGCTCAACGAACTTGAGCCTGGCCTGTCGATGGAGATGGTCGAGCGTCTCGACGGCGTCGCCCTGGAAAGCTCCAACGGCTGGAACAACGCCGGTACCGGCCACTCCGCCCTGGCTGAGCTGAACTACACGCCGGAAGACAAGAACGGCAAGGTCGAAATCCCCAAGGCCATTGAAATCAATGAAGCCTTCCAGATTTCCCGTCAGTTCTGGGCCTGGCAGGTCAAGAACGGCGTCCTGAAAGATCCTCGTTCGTTCATCAACTCCACGCCGCACATGAGCTTTGTGTGGGGCGACGACAACATCAAGTTCCTCAAGAAGCGCTACGAAGCCCTGCAGGCTAGCCCGCTGTTCGCTGGCATGCAGTACTCCGAAGACCCGGCCCAGATCAAGCAATGGGTCCCGCTGATGATGGAAGGCCGTGATCCGAACCAGAAGATCGCCGCCACCTGGTCGCCCCTGGGCACCGACGTCAACTTCGGCGAGATCACCCGCCAGTTCGCCGGTTATCTGCAGACCAAGCCGAACTTCTCGCTGAAAGTGTCGAGCGAAGTCGAAGACATCGCGCGCAACGAGGACGGCACCTGGCGTGTGTCCTACAAGAACCTGAAAGACGGTAGCGAAACCCAGACCGACGCCAAGTTCGTGTTCATCGGCGCTGGCGGCGGTGCCCTGCACCTGCTGCAGAAGTCCGGTATCCCGGAAGCCAAGGAATATGCCGGTTTCCCGGTGGGTGGTTCGTTCCTGGTCACCGAGAACCCGACCATTGCCCAGCAACACCTGGCCAAGGCCTACGGCAAGGCGTCGGTTGGCGCACCGCCGATGTCGGTTCCGCACCTGGATACCCGCGTGCTGGATGGCAAGCGCGTGATCCTGTTTGGCCCATTCGCGACCTTCTCCACCAAGTTCCTCAAGGAAGGCTCGTACTTCGACCTGCTGACCAGCACCACCACCCACAACTTCTGGCCAATGACCAAGGTGGGCATTGAGCAGTACCCACTGGTTGAATACCTGGCCGGTCAGTTGATGCTGTCGGACGCCGACCGCATGAACGCCCTGAAGGAATACTTCCCGAACGCCAAGGCTGAAGACTGGCGTCTGTGGCAGGCCGGTCAGCGCGTGCAGATCATCAAGCGTGACGAAGAGAAGGGCGGCGTGCTGAAGTTGGGCACCGAGATCGTGGCTTCGCAAGACGGCAGCATCGCCGGTTTGCTGGGCGCATCGCCAGGCGCTTCGACCGCAGCACCGATCATGCTCAGCGTGCTGGAGAAGGTCTTCAAGGACAAGGTAGCGACCCCGGCCTGGCAGGAAAAACTGCACCAGATCGTGCCGAGCTACGGTACCAAGCTCAACGATGATCCAGCCCGTGTAGCCCAGGAATGGGCTTACACCAGCGAGGTCCTGCAACTGGATCCGCCGCCGGCGATCAACCCGGCCCTGGCGCCGGCTGCAACCCCGGCAGCCCC
- a CDS encoding ParD-like family protein encodes MGIVKISEGMHENLRVASDALSRSINAQAEHWMRIGMLSELHPNLDHSDICRLLIRAEQAGGLDLNQLCAPADQALSPAVRAVGGTSR; translated from the coding sequence ATGGGTATCGTAAAAATTTCCGAAGGCATGCATGAGAACCTGCGTGTCGCCAGTGATGCGCTCAGTCGCTCGATCAACGCCCAGGCCGAGCACTGGATGCGTATCGGCATGTTGAGTGAGTTGCATCCCAACCTCGACCACAGCGATATCTGCCGTTTGCTGATTCGTGCCGAACAGGCCGGTGGCCTCGACTTGAACCAACTGTGCGCACCGGCGGACCAGGCCTTGAGCCCGGCAGTGCGGGCGGTCGGGGGGACCTCGCGATGA
- a CDS encoding CAP domain-containing protein, protein MRVLSSILRLATLSLAIGFASSAAATEESQLVESINTYRSQIQRCAGQAAGELPALAADPRLVLSPDSNLGDLQQAMARAAYPMVNVQAITLKGPLNAQAAMKAVQESFCQVVLDPQFVDIGVSRAGPTWRIVLARPLLSGRLGDWQTEGQKLLELINSARAQPRQCGTQAFSATAPLAWNATLATAAQDHSRSMANNNFFDHKDRDGRTPGDRAELAGYSGQLVGENIAAGQDTPRKVLDGWLSSPGHCANLMNPQFSELGAAYAVDPKSDAGIYWTSLFGTP, encoded by the coding sequence ATGCGCGTCCTGTCATCCATTTTGCGTCTTGCCACGTTGTCGCTGGCAATCGGCTTTGCCAGCAGCGCGGCGGCCACCGAGGAAAGCCAACTGGTGGAGTCGATCAACACCTATCGCAGCCAGATCCAGCGCTGCGCGGGCCAGGCCGCCGGCGAATTGCCTGCGCTGGCGGCCGACCCGCGACTGGTACTGTCCCCCGACAGTAATCTGGGCGACCTGCAACAGGCCATGGCCCGCGCGGCGTACCCGATGGTCAACGTGCAGGCGATCACCCTCAAGGGCCCACTCAATGCCCAGGCAGCGATGAAAGCGGTGCAGGAAAGTTTTTGCCAGGTGGTGCTCGACCCGCAGTTCGTCGATATCGGGGTCAGCCGCGCTGGCCCGACATGGCGCATCGTCCTGGCGCGGCCGCTATTGAGTGGACGCCTGGGGGATTGGCAAACCGAAGGCCAGAAGCTCCTGGAGTTGATCAACAGCGCCCGCGCCCAACCGCGCCAGTGCGGCACCCAGGCGTTCAGCGCCACCGCGCCCCTGGCCTGGAACGCCACGCTCGCCACTGCCGCCCAGGATCACAGCCGGTCGATGGCCAACAACAATTTCTTCGATCACAAGGACCGCGACGGCCGCACCCCCGGCGACCGCGCGGAACTGGCCGGCTACAGCGGCCAACTGGTGGGCGAGAACATCGCCGCCGGCCAGGACACTCCGCGCAAAGTGCTCGACGGCTGGCTGTCCAGCCCCGGGCACTGCGCCAACCTGATGAACCCGCAATTCAGCGAGCTGGGCGCGGCCTATGCGGTGGACCCGAAAAGTGACGCCGGCATCTACTGGACCAGCCTGTTCGGCACGCCATAA
- a CDS encoding GNAT family N-acetyltransferase produces the protein MTLELLRADASRVDQVAGLFDAYRGFYGQPANLPQSRQFLAERLARDESVIFYVQDASGQALGFVQLYPSFSSIDAHRTWLLSDLFTASQARGRGVGSLLMNAAREFAVATGAKGLVLETATDNHIAQRLYESLGYVRDPGYYTYCLDLK, from the coding sequence ATGACCCTTGAACTGCTGCGCGCCGATGCTTCCCGTGTGGATCAAGTTGCCGGCCTGTTCGATGCCTACCGAGGTTTCTACGGCCAGCCAGCGAACCTGCCTCAATCGCGGCAGTTCCTCGCCGAGCGCCTGGCCCGCGACGAGTCGGTGATCTTCTATGTGCAGGATGCGTCCGGCCAGGCGCTGGGTTTCGTGCAGCTGTACCCCAGTTTTTCCTCGATCGATGCCCATCGCACCTGGCTGCTCAGCGACCTGTTCACCGCCTCCCAGGCCCGCGGGCGCGGAGTAGGGAGCTTGTTGATGAACGCCGCCCGGGAGTTCGCCGTGGCCACCGGGGCCAAGGGCTTGGTCCTGGAAACCGCCACGGACAACCATATCGCGCAGCGCCTCTACGAGTCGCTGGGCTACGTCCGCGACCCGGGCTACTACACCTATTGCCTGGACCTGAAATAA